A region of Maridesulfovibrio sp. DNA encodes the following proteins:
- a CDS encoding MarR family transcriptional regulator produces the protein MRSVEEIIPHMREIGRVLVKYNMVERRAFDFGIGIELYPSEIHTLSTVDQLGGCGVTELARESGVTKGATSQLVSKLVKKGLMVKKPDPENGSKVILRLTELGKRASDNHYKFHLSHDRAFINFLQEMTEEELLVFDEICSKMNEWMDNYLK, from the coding sequence ATGAGAAGTGTAGAAGAAATAATTCCCCACATGCGGGAGATCGGCAGGGTACTGGTAAAGTACAACATGGTTGAGCGCAGGGCCTTTGATTTCGGGATTGGCATAGAACTTTATCCCTCAGAAATTCATACTCTTTCAACTGTTGATCAGCTTGGAGGATGTGGTGTGACAGAGCTGGCTCGGGAGTCCGGGGTCACGAAAGGAGCCACTTCACAGTTGGTCAGCAAATTGGTGAAAAAAGGGCTGATGGTTAAAAAACCTGATCCTGAAAACGGCTCAAAAGTGATTTTGCGTCTCACTGAACTGGGCAAAAGAGCCAGTGACAACCATTACAAATTCCACTTGAGCCATGACCGTGCCTTCATCAACTTTCTGCAGGAAATGACAGAAGAGGAGCTGCTGGTGTTTGATGAAATCTGTAGTAAAATGAATGAATGGATGGATAACTATCTAAAATAA
- a CDS encoding alpha/beta hydrolase: MYKLKKPVKPDECEIVIDERRIPDIFWYDENFYYSTAMQEGEAPLLFIIAGTGSEHDSTKMRFLTQLFYEAGFHVVALSSPTHMNSVISFSKYAAPGYVPYDVEDLYRAMKWIKADLEGEYKIRNYSITGYSLGAMHSAFLAKLDEERKDFHFRRVLMLNPPVSLYSSALRFDSWLSPENLGKRTPRQVIDNLIKAFSEIYVQSDIVDLDDNFLYALSQHKHFSEMDMRAIIAAAFRMSSSSMIFSSDVCLNAGYIVPVNKQLGVGDNLMPYIRVAAAITFEDYVDEYLLPYLQFIKPGTTKGELVKNCDLSSISDYLSKSEKIFVLGNEDDIILNSADVEFLKKTFGQRAILFPHGGHCGNIMFGPFARKAQELIR; the protein is encoded by the coding sequence ATGTATAAATTAAAAAAACCAGTCAAGCCTGATGAATGCGAGATTGTAATTGATGAACGCAGGATTCCGGACATTTTCTGGTACGATGAAAATTTTTACTACTCCACGGCCATGCAGGAAGGTGAAGCCCCCCTGCTCTTCATAATTGCCGGAACCGGATCTGAACATGATTCCACGAAAATGAGATTCCTGACCCAGCTTTTTTATGAAGCAGGGTTCCATGTGGTTGCACTTTCATCGCCTACCCACATGAATTCCGTAATCAGTTTTTCCAAATACGCAGCCCCCGGCTACGTCCCCTACGATGTGGAGGACCTTTACCGGGCTATGAAATGGATTAAAGCCGACCTTGAAGGTGAATATAAAATTCGGAATTACAGCATCACCGGGTACAGTCTCGGGGCCATGCACTCGGCCTTTCTTGCCAAGCTTGACGAAGAGCGCAAGGATTTTCATTTCCGGCGGGTATTGATGCTCAACCCACCGGTGAGCCTGTACTCATCGGCACTGCGCTTTGATTCATGGCTCAGCCCGGAAAATCTGGGGAAGAGAACACCACGGCAGGTAATCGACAACCTTATTAAAGCTTTCTCGGAAATCTACGTCCAGTCAGATATTGTCGACCTTGATGACAACTTTCTCTATGCCCTTTCACAGCACAAACATTTTTCGGAAATGGACATGCGGGCCATTATTGCCGCAGCATTCAGGATGTCGTCCTCAAGCATGATCTTCAGTTCCGATGTATGCCTCAATGCCGGGTATATCGTCCCGGTTAACAAGCAACTCGGCGTGGGAGATAACCTAATGCCCTACATCCGGGTGGCGGCGGCCATAACATTTGAGGATTACGTGGATGAGTACCTACTGCCTTACCTGCAATTTATTAAACCGGGAACAACAAAAGGAGAGCTGGTCAAAAACTGCGATCTCAGCAGTATCAGTGATTACCTGAGCAAATCAGAAAAAATTTTCGTTCTAGGCAATGAAGATGACATCATCCTGAACAGTGCGGATGTTGAATTCCTGAAAAAGACCTTCGGGCAGCGGGCCATCCTCTTTCCACATGGCGGACATTGCGGCAACATTATGTTTGGCCCCTTTGCCCGCAAAGCGCAGGAGCTGATCAGATGA
- a CDS encoding VacJ family lipoprotein, producing MMRKLLCLIMLCLLLQGCATIIKEDPSLTLKPQGFIAPVSRAPIEGKEKKLAALHFLDVYDPWDSMNRHIYSFNARFDRAIYLPAVDVYTTILPPPVRDGVTNAVNNLNEVKSFTNGILQFNGEKTGRAFSRFVINSSIGLLGIFDIASMWNLKSMETGFADTLGVWGVPPGPYVVLPILGPSNVRDSGGALGDFALLWYEMNWVYDLAGVTDGRTAIGIGESTIRGLNLRANVPFRYYQTGSPFEYDMVRFLYTKKRELDMEREELGSSSAGKPYMKKEFDTPRKNRELER from the coding sequence ATGATGCGCAAACTACTCTGCCTCATTATGCTCTGCCTGCTGCTTCAGGGCTGTGCCACCATAATCAAAGAGGATCCCTCTTTGACCTTGAAACCGCAGGGGTTCATTGCCCCGGTATCCCGTGCTCCGATTGAGGGTAAGGAAAAGAAACTTGCAGCCCTCCACTTTCTGGATGTGTACGATCCGTGGGATTCCATGAACCGCCACATCTATTCTTTCAACGCCCGTTTTGACCGGGCCATCTACCTTCCGGCAGTGGACGTTTATACCACTATCCTGCCGCCTCCGGTACGCGATGGGGTGACCAACGCGGTCAATAACCTTAATGAAGTCAAATCATTTACCAACGGAATCCTGCAATTCAATGGAGAAAAGACTGGGCGCGCCTTTTCCCGTTTTGTAATTAATTCTTCCATCGGACTGCTGGGCATATTTGATATCGCCTCAATGTGGAACCTGAAAAGCATGGAAACAGGTTTTGCGGACACACTCGGCGTCTGGGGAGTGCCACCCGGACCATATGTGGTCCTGCCTATTCTCGGCCCCTCCAACGTGCGTGATTCAGGCGGAGCACTGGGTGATTTCGCCTTGCTCTGGTATGAAATGAACTGGGTTTACGACCTTGCCGGGGTAACCGATGGACGCACAGCCATCGGTATTGGTGAATCCACCATCCGTGGACTTAATCTGCGCGCCAATGTTCCTTTCCGCTACTACCAGACCGGATCCCCCTTCGAGTATGATATGGTCCGCTTTCTTTACACAAAAAAACGTGAGCTTGATATGGAGCGCGAAGAACTGGGCAGTTCCTCTGCAGGTAAGCCTTACATGAAAAAGGAATTTGATACCCCACGCAAGAACCGGGAGCTTGAAAGGTAA
- the kdsB gene encoding 3-deoxy-manno-octulosonate cytidylyltransferase, with amino-acid sequence MSITYGCYGIIPARYDSSRFPGKPLADICGKPMFWHVWNRASKCPEMDRVVLATDSEIIMEAAEKYGVPAVMTASDHTSGTDRVLEAARKLELPADSVVVNIQGDEPCLEPAMISELVSPFAKDGVRVTTLASPICAQEAKSPDRVKVALAKDGRALYFSRSPIPFSHQGDGDYLLHIGLYGFRMEALETFAGTDVSPLEKRERLEQLRLLENGIPIHVTITEHSCHGVDRPEDLDTAIKILEREKI; translated from the coding sequence ATGAGTATAACTTACGGATGTTATGGCATAATCCCTGCCCGCTATGATTCAAGCCGGTTTCCCGGTAAACCGCTGGCAGATATATGTGGAAAACCCATGTTCTGGCATGTCTGGAACCGGGCCTCCAAATGCCCGGAAATGGACAGAGTAGTTCTTGCCACTGACAGTGAAATCATAATGGAAGCTGCAGAGAAATATGGTGTTCCGGCCGTTATGACTGCATCGGACCACACCAGCGGTACTGACCGAGTGCTGGAGGCGGCCCGCAAACTTGAGCTGCCTGCAGATTCCGTTGTAGTCAACATTCAGGGAGATGAGCCCTGCCTTGAACCGGCCATGATCAGCGAGCTGGTCTCACCTTTTGCCAAAGACGGAGTCCGGGTTACAACTCTGGCTTCACCAATCTGTGCGCAGGAGGCAAAAAGTCCGGACCGGGTTAAAGTAGCACTTGCAAAAGATGGCCGGGCGTTATACTTTTCCCGCTCACCCATTCCATTTTCCCATCAGGGTGACGGGGATTACCTTCTACATATCGGCCTTTACGGTTTCCGCATGGAAGCCCTTGAAACCTTTGCCGGCACGGATGTTTCACCTCTGGAAAAGAGAGAGAGACTGGAACAGCTCCGACTGCTGGAAAACGGAATACCCATCCATGTCACCATTACCGAACACTCCTGCCATGGAGTGGACCGTCCCGAAGACCTGGATACAGCCATTAAGATTCTTGAGAGGGAGAAAATATGA
- a CDS encoding glycosyltransferase N-terminal domain-containing protein yields the protein MSVSLKLKAASFLYGLGWKAAIPFLKKNDRLKEGFDRRTLKHSLPPRADVWIQAASAGEAKIATRIMENITMSSPTKFLLTTNTEQGLSELERTAYRLNPNPRNVSAAATYFPFDSPDIARRALEAVCPKLVVLIETEIWPGFLSACKDLGVKVIIINGRMTTKSLAGYMALPDFFHSVAPEEILAISEDDATRFKTLFEIEKVSTMPNVKFDSTGTAAAVPYTANPLSSIFRPKTPFIILGSIRKEEESQVLKLADALKKERPKTVIGLFPRHMHRLEAWKKMLEDAGLPWILRSEIDTTVPFGHVVLWDVFGEMQSAFSLARAAFIGGSLAPVGGQNFLEPLSYGITPVIGPYWSNFTWVGEEIFEKKLARQEQDWENVLQALLDISKRAFKPEKVKKDFEKYLADMRGGTEAACAAIKRNI from the coding sequence ATGTCAGTATCGCTAAAACTCAAAGCTGCATCATTTCTTTATGGCCTCGGCTGGAAAGCCGCCATCCCCTTCCTCAAGAAGAACGACAGGCTGAAAGAAGGGTTCGACCGCAGAACCCTTAAACACAGCCTGCCGCCACGTGCGGATGTCTGGATTCAGGCAGCTTCAGCAGGCGAAGCCAAGATTGCCACCCGGATCATGGAAAATATCACCATGAGCAGCCCTACGAAATTCCTGCTGACCACTAACACTGAGCAGGGACTTTCCGAACTTGAGAGGACCGCGTACCGGCTGAATCCCAACCCGCGCAATGTTTCCGCAGCCGCAACTTATTTTCCCTTTGACAGCCCGGACATCGCACGCAGGGCCCTTGAAGCAGTTTGCCCGAAACTGGTGGTGCTCATTGAGACTGAAATATGGCCCGGTTTTCTTTCTGCGTGTAAAGATCTCGGCGTAAAAGTCATCATCATTAACGGCCGCATGACGACCAAAAGCCTTGCCGGATACATGGCCCTGCCGGACTTTTTCCACTCCGTGGCTCCTGAAGAAATCCTCGCCATTTCCGAAGATGATGCCACCCGCTTCAAAACACTTTTTGAAATTGAAAAAGTATCGACTATGCCCAATGTCAAATTCGACAGCACCGGAACAGCCGCGGCAGTACCTTACACTGCCAACCCGCTTTCATCCATATTCCGGCCCAAAACCCCGTTCATCATCCTCGGCTCAATACGCAAGGAAGAAGAATCACAGGTTCTCAAGCTGGCTGACGCCCTGAAAAAGGAACGTCCCAAAACTGTGATCGGTCTTTTCCCAAGGCACATGCACCGCCTTGAGGCATGGAAAAAAATGCTTGAAGACGCAGGCCTGCCATGGATATTACGCTCAGAAATCGATACAACCGTACCTTTCGGCCATGTGGTACTTTGGGATGTATTCGGTGAAATGCAATCCGCATTCTCACTTGCCCGTGCGGCTTTTATCGGCGGATCGCTGGCCCCGGTAGGCGGGCAGAACTTCCTTGAACCGCTTTCTTACGGCATCACCCCGGTGATAGGTCCCTACTGGTCGAATTTCACATGGGTGGGCGAAGAAATTTTCGAGAAAAAACTGGCCCGTCAGGAACAGGATTGGGAAAATGTACTGCAAGCCCTTCTCGACATCAGTAAACGGGCCTTCAAACCTGAAAAGGTGAAGAAGGATTTTGAAAAATACCTCGCAGATATGCGCGGAGGAACCGAAGCAGCTTGCGCGGCTATTAAAAGGAATATTTAA
- the carA gene encoding glutamine-hydrolyzing carbamoyl-phosphate synthase small subunit, with product MKAILALEDGTYFEGSSFTGPGESGGEAIFNTGMTGYQEVLTDPSYTGQMVCMTYPLIGNYGITKEDIESAKIHVAAFIVKECCKHPSNWRSVMSLPDYLKEAGVMGIEGIDTRALTRHLRLNGAMRGIISTEELDPEKLVAKAKELPTMEGQNLADTVTSETCYAWQDGKPVPVEIFSGYNWSNKKPRLVVIDYGIKWNILRLLDAQGFEVLCVPSHYSEEQVRSLEPDAIFLSNGPGDPAVLDRAVKSAKSYCEDLPVAGICLGHQILGQALGGKAFKLKFGHHGCNHPVMDMESKKIEISSQNHGFCVDISDCSDLKITHKNLNDETLEGFAHKSKPIIAIQFHPEAAPGPHDSCYFFARFRKLVKEATGK from the coding sequence ATGAAAGCCATTCTGGCACTTGAAGACGGCACCTACTTCGAAGGCTCCTCCTTTACCGGCCCTGGCGAGTCCGGCGGCGAAGCCATCTTCAATACCGGCATGACCGGATATCAGGAAGTCCTTACCGACCCCTCCTACACCGGACAAATGGTCTGCATGACCTACCCGCTAATCGGCAACTACGGCATTACCAAAGAAGATATTGAATCCGCAAAAATCCATGTTGCCGCTTTTATAGTAAAAGAATGCTGCAAGCATCCTTCTAACTGGCGTTCTGTAATGTCCCTGCCGGATTACCTCAAAGAAGCCGGGGTAATGGGCATTGAAGGCATCGACACCCGTGCGCTGACACGCCACCTGCGCCTCAATGGCGCCATGCGCGGTATTATTTCCACCGAAGAACTTGACCCGGAGAAACTGGTTGCAAAAGCAAAGGAACTGCCCACCATGGAAGGACAGAACCTTGCCGACACCGTAACTTCCGAAACCTGCTATGCATGGCAGGACGGTAAGCCCGTTCCGGTTGAGATTTTTTCCGGATACAACTGGAGCAACAAAAAACCACGCCTTGTTGTAATTGATTACGGCATTAAGTGGAACATCCTGCGTCTGCTGGATGCACAGGGCTTTGAGGTTCTTTGTGTACCTTCACATTACAGTGAAGAACAGGTCAGGTCACTTGAACCTGATGCAATTTTCCTTTCCAACGGGCCCGGTGACCCGGCTGTTCTCGACCGCGCGGTCAAAAGCGCCAAGTCCTACTGCGAAGATCTGCCCGTAGCGGGAATCTGCCTCGGACACCAGATTCTGGGACAGGCTCTCGGCGGTAAAGCCTTCAAGCTGAAGTTCGGTCACCACGGCTGCAACCACCCCGTTATGGACATGGAGAGCAAGAAAATTGAAATTTCTTCGCAAAACCATGGCTTTTGCGTTGACATTTCCGACTGTTCCGATCTTAAAATCACCCACAAGAATCTTAATGACGAAACATTGGAAGGTTTTGCCCATAAAAGCAAACCGATCATCGCCATCCAGTTTCACCCGGAAGCAGCTCCCGGCCCGCACGACAGCTGCTACTTCTTTGCCAGATTCCGTAAGCTGGTAAAAGAAGCAACCGGAAAATAA
- a CDS encoding methyltransferase yields the protein MNYPKPEQDFSPVHGLIIRGVTSQAIMEAVNFKLFDTLEMKSASAKELAEFFEFDELKLKSMLDLLEACDLVKNTDGRFSNTHISTEYLVSTSPLYQGVAMGLTMDFCTAVNRDMGNLLKGKVSKRDETDNNWGAADAMEGTAQESLSSGLHETVSAISNLPGFDDFRLMGDLGGNHGNYTMAILSRNPKMDGMILDLPHVVPLAEERCREMGYGKRISTVGLDMCEDELPQKNFDLIFTSHVLYACRGNMKPLLEKIARSIRPGGWFCANHYAKSGSPMSTQTIASLEVITTFAGYFSHFIEPDALENDLRECGFGNFRRTWSDSSKGIILVSAQKI from the coding sequence ATGAATTATCCCAAACCTGAGCAAGATTTTTCACCGGTACATGGATTGATCATACGCGGAGTGACCTCGCAGGCCATAATGGAAGCTGTTAATTTTAAACTTTTTGATACCCTTGAAATGAAATCGGCAAGTGCAAAAGAGTTGGCGGAATTTTTTGAATTTGATGAGCTTAAGCTAAAGTCAATGCTTGACCTGCTGGAGGCATGCGATCTGGTTAAAAACACGGATGGCCGGTTTTCCAATACTCATATATCAACTGAATATCTGGTCAGCACATCGCCTCTTTATCAGGGGGTAGCCATGGGATTGACTATGGATTTTTGCACTGCGGTAAACAGAGACATGGGAAATCTGCTGAAAGGAAAAGTCAGCAAGCGGGATGAAACCGATAACAATTGGGGAGCTGCTGATGCCATGGAAGGGACTGCTCAGGAGTCTTTGAGCAGCGGACTGCATGAGACAGTTTCTGCCATCAGCAATCTGCCCGGATTTGATGATTTTCGGCTTATGGGGGATCTTGGCGGGAATCACGGAAACTATACCATGGCGATTTTGTCCCGTAATCCCAAAATGGACGGAATGATTTTAGACCTGCCGCATGTAGTTCCCTTGGCTGAGGAGCGCTGCCGGGAAATGGGCTACGGCAAGCGGATCAGCACCGTCGGTCTTGATATGTGCGAAGATGAACTCCCTCAAAAGAATTTCGATCTGATTTTTACGTCACATGTTCTTTATGCCTGCCGGGGCAATATGAAGCCGTTGCTGGAAAAGATAGCCCGATCCATACGACCCGGGGGCTGGTTTTGTGCTAATCATTACGCTAAGTCCGGAAGTCCTATGTCCACCCAGACCATTGCTTCGCTGGAGGTTATCACAACTTTTGCAGGATATTTTTCACATTTTATTGAACCTGATGCTCTGGAAAATGATTTGAGGGAGTGCGGTTTTGGTAATTTTCGCAGGACATGGAGCGATTCCAGCAAAGGAATCATACTGGTTTCAGCCCAGAAAATTTAG
- the gmhB gene encoding D-glycero-beta-D-manno-heptose 1,7-bisphosphate 7-phosphatase, whose protein sequence is MKFILLDRDGTIIVDKHYLSDPDGVELFPNSARGLKAMQDAGYTLLVTTNQSGIGRGYYSEDDMHAVNARMAELLAEHGIEFKAVYFCPHSPDQKCNCRKPAPGMFDQAIAEFGINPEECYVIGDKLCDVELGMARKAKTILVRTGKGLKEEPRCVGKADFIADDLLDAANFIKESTNE, encoded by the coding sequence ATGAAATTTATTCTGCTGGACCGAGACGGGACCATAATAGTTGATAAGCATTATTTGAGCGATCCGGACGGCGTAGAACTTTTCCCTAATTCTGCACGAGGCCTGAAAGCCATGCAGGATGCCGGTTATACGCTCCTTGTAACTACCAATCAATCAGGAATTGGTCGCGGTTATTATTCGGAAGACGATATGCATGCGGTAAACGCTCGCATGGCAGAACTGCTGGCAGAACACGGGATTGAATTCAAAGCCGTCTACTTCTGCCCTCACTCACCGGATCAGAAATGCAACTGCCGCAAACCGGCTCCGGGCATGTTTGATCAAGCCATTGCGGAGTTCGGCATCAATCCAGAAGAATGCTATGTCATCGGTGACAAGCTCTGTGATGTGGAACTGGGGATGGCCCGCAAGGCCAAAACCATTCTGGTGCGTACCGGAAAAGGCCTTAAGGAAGAACCCAGATGCGTAGGTAAAGCGGATTTCATTGCTGATGATCTGCTTGACGCCGCAAACTTCATAAAAGAATCTACCAATGAATAA
- a CDS encoding DUF4198 domain-containing protein, whose product MFKKMLSLFMALALFLPAVASAHSLYIQAGRYHVSEGKKSPLFFCYGHHIPVDDAVRMKKLNHVTVIKPNNNRYDVKLRDEKSLHSYVIDYDMPGTYVLTAATNPGHFTTWMDKKDRKRHSIKPMSSVAERASKIVSSLRSSQWTKTYVTCENPSAVFPAIVGMPMELVPAKDVSMLKKGDVLEMQVYMDGKPYEGDGYWDATYMGFSTQAEDMYIQRQHIFDGKIKLPIDVSGRWFVRFFTKKKPIKESPDFMQEKKTATLVFEVPNERKRPKIDSH is encoded by the coding sequence ATGTTTAAAAAAATGCTTTCTCTTTTTATGGCGTTGGCTTTGTTTCTGCCTGCGGTGGCGTCTGCCCATTCCCTGTATATTCAGGCTGGGCGATATCATGTTTCTGAAGGCAAGAAATCTCCTCTCTTTTTCTGTTACGGGCATCATATCCCGGTGGATGATGCCGTACGCATGAAGAAGCTCAACCACGTAACTGTAATCAAGCCTAATAACAACAGGTATGACGTCAAGTTGCGTGATGAAAAATCGTTGCATTCCTATGTGATCGATTATGATATGCCCGGAACATACGTGCTTACCGCAGCAACCAATCCGGGGCATTTCACCACCTGGATGGACAAGAAAGACCGCAAGCGTCATTCCATCAAGCCTATGAGCAGCGTGGCAGAACGGGCATCAAAGATTGTCTCCAGCCTGCGCAGCAGCCAGTGGACCAAAACCTATGTTACCTGCGAGAATCCCTCCGCTGTTTTTCCGGCCATAGTGGGGATGCCCATGGAGCTGGTTCCGGCCAAAGATGTGTCCATGCTAAAGAAGGGTGATGTTCTGGAAATGCAGGTCTATATGGACGGCAAGCCTTATGAAGGCGATGGCTACTGGGATGCCACCTACATGGGATTTTCCACTCAGGCTGAAGATATGTACATTCAGCGGCAGCATATTTTTGACGGTAAAATTAAATTGCCTATTGATGTGAGCGGACGTTGGTTTGTACGCTTTTTCACCAAGAAAAAACCCATTAAGGAAAGCCCTGATTTTATGCAGGAAAAGAAGACCGCAACACTGGTTTTCGAAGTTCCTAATGAACGTAAAAGGCCCAAAATTGACAGTCATTAG
- a CDS encoding D-alanine--D-alanine ligase, translating to MHVLLIAGGWSDERDVSLSGAKGIEQALLELGHDVEFVDPAKDFKNILLLAEHADFAFINLHGSPGEDGLIQAMLNQVNCPYQGAMPESSFLTLNKAAAKTVFDHHSIRTPNWELVCAADGCKGLDELKPPVFIKPNNGGSSLGMTFARTQEEIEKGIETVFNLGDSALVEEYTKGIEVTCGILDGEPLPLILINPPKNADFFDYHSKYALDGAEEICPAPIAPELTAEIQQITAKVHKLLGLSDYSRADFIISEGEPYLLEVNTLPGMTPTSLVPQAAQEAGYSFNELIAKLIELGQKKRK from the coding sequence ATGCATGTTCTCTTGATTGCGGGCGGCTGGTCTGATGAAAGGGATGTTTCCCTTAGCGGAGCAAAAGGCATTGAACAAGCCCTTCTCGAACTCGGGCACGATGTTGAATTTGTTGACCCGGCGAAAGACTTCAAGAACATACTGCTTTTGGCTGAACATGCGGACTTTGCCTTTATTAATCTGCACGGTTCCCCGGGAGAGGACGGCCTTATTCAGGCCATGCTCAATCAGGTAAACTGCCCCTATCAGGGAGCAATGCCGGAAAGTTCCTTCCTGACCTTGAACAAGGCTGCCGCCAAAACCGTGTTTGATCACCACTCCATCCGCACTCCAAACTGGGAACTGGTATGTGCTGCTGACGGCTGCAAAGGACTGGACGAGCTGAAGCCTCCGGTTTTCATCAAGCCGAACAACGGCGGATCAAGTCTCGGTATGACTTTTGCCCGCACACAGGAAGAAATTGAAAAAGGGATTGAGACTGTTTTCAACCTTGGCGACAGCGCTCTTGTTGAGGAATACACCAAAGGTATTGAGGTTACCTGCGGAATTCTTGACGGGGAACCGCTGCCCCTGATCCTGATCAATCCTCCGAAAAATGCCGATTTTTTTGATTACCACAGTAAATACGCCCTAGACGGGGCGGAAGAAATATGCCCGGCCCCAATCGCCCCGGAACTGACGGCAGAAATCCAGCAGATCACAGCCAAGGTTCACAAGCTGCTGGGCCTCAGCGATTACAGCAGGGCGGACTTTATAATTTCTGAAGGAGAACCCTACCTGCTGGAGGTAAATACACTTCCCGGCATGACTCCCACAAGCCTTGTCCCTCAGGCCGCTCAGGAAGCAGGTTATTCATTCAACGAGCTGATCGCAAAGCTCATTGAACTGGGACAAAAAAAGCGGAAGTAA
- a CDS encoding tetratricopeptide repeat protein, which translates to MSGELTNARKKLATVPSLLKQQKAMAAVQAAYDAVLIMCKGGLMKSEREEFQELIDSTVHILNSDKKLREDYPLIINYAPGEEKALLETLREILHELQKNVSAGAQQLLAAMEKRKRDQLEKGQALIEEDKVDEAQKLFNALVREFKDDTELRAEIADKFIKSGLYNEALGYLEEALKNDPNAIFLYNRIGIVLRKMKDFEAAEKYYLRALKINKKDEYLYFNTGRLYYDWKKWDRMAKAASKALSINPNFAEAEKMLKFAQKKIG; encoded by the coding sequence ATGTCCGGTGAACTGACCAATGCCAGAAAAAAACTGGCAACAGTACCTTCCCTGCTCAAGCAGCAAAAAGCCATGGCTGCGGTACAAGCGGCATATGATGCTGTACTGATTATGTGTAAAGGCGGTTTGATGAAATCCGAGCGCGAGGAGTTTCAGGAGCTGATTGACAGCACTGTACACATCCTCAACAGCGATAAAAAGCTCAGGGAAGACTATCCGCTCATAATCAACTATGCTCCCGGAGAAGAAAAAGCACTCCTTGAAACATTACGTGAAATTCTGCATGAACTGCAAAAAAACGTAAGTGCAGGAGCGCAGCAACTTCTCGCGGCCATGGAAAAGCGGAAACGGGATCAGCTGGAGAAAGGTCAGGCCCTTATTGAAGAAGACAAGGTTGACGAAGCTCAGAAGCTCTTCAATGCTTTGGTCAGAGAATTCAAGGATGATACCGAACTCAGGGCTGAAATTGCTGACAAGTTCATTAAGTCCGGGCTTTACAACGAAGCTCTTGGATATCTGGAAGAAGCGCTGAAGAACGATCCCAATGCGATATTCCTTTACAACCGTATCGGAATTGTACTGCGCAAGATGAAAGATTTTGAGGCTGCTGAAAAATACTACCTCAGGGCCTTGAAAATAAACAAGAAAGACGAGTATCTCTACTTCAATACCGGCCGCCTTTATTACGACTGGAAGAAGTGGGACAGGATGGCTAAAGCTGCATCCAAAGCACTTTCCATCAACCCCAACTTTGCCGAAGCGGAGAAAATGCTCAAATTTGCCCAGAAGAAAATAGGTTAA